Proteins encoded in a region of the Nicotiana tomentosiformis chromosome 9, ASM39032v3, whole genome shotgun sequence genome:
- the LOC138899522 gene encoding putative late blight resistance protein homolog R1B-16, whose protein sequence is MLRKRLIGKRYLIVLDDMWDIKAWEDLRLSFSNVETGRRIIVTIRLEEVDKQVKHDTNPYSLPFLTRDESLKLLQKRVFQKEACPPELQDVSLAVAKRCKGLPLVIILVAGIIKRKKMEESWWHEVRNALLSYLGEAEGYSFSTMQLSYDNLPDSLKPCLLYMGMFPEDARIPVSKLISLWIAEGFVQNIESERLMEEATEGYLMDLINSNVVMVERRRYNGKVKYCQVHDVVLHFCLEKSREEIFMFAVKGNYSDFQPSDWKETRLSIKLTKELSKIELLTAEPFHQHLRSLITNDGGEYSVWNPFPHISKLGFLKVLDLSSQEVVPLSSATLHPLICLKYLAVRTDQFDFHPESHLRHLETLIVLASKRVVLPPIFWKMEKLRHVYIGGVVFYLENNKQGIFEESSKLENLRILRHVRYPINDGECMDVLLRRCPNVQKLWLTISSNEFPKKICTFSPKLESLTQLQLLDLFFEGRRFSIPELHFPSNLKKLKLEGPHIVSAAPLIAGLPNLEYLSLVPPILLYL, encoded by the coding sequence ATGTTGAGGAAAAGATTAATTGGCAAGAGATATCTGATTGTCTTGGATGATATGTGGGATATTAAAGCGTGGGAAGATTTAAGATTATCTTTCTCAAATGTTGAAACAGGACGTAGAATAATAGTAACAATCAGACTTGAGGAAGTAGATAAGCAGGTCAAGCACGATACCAATCCTTATTCTCTCCCATTCCTCACACGCGATGAGAGTCTAAAGTTGTTGCAGAAAAGAGTGTTTCAAAAGGAAGCTTGCCCACCTGAACTACAAGATGTCAGCCTAGCAGTTGCAAAAAGATGCAAAGGACTGCCTCTAGTGATTATCTTGGTAGCTGGAATAATCAAAAGGAAGAAAATGGAAGAATCTTGGTGGCATGAGGTTAGAAATGCTCTACTTTCGTATCTAGGTGAGGCTGAAGGATATAGTTTTTCGACTATGCAGTTAAGTTATGATAATTTACCCGATTCTTTAAAACCTTGCCTCCTTTATATGGGGATGTTTCCTGAGGACGCGAGAATTCCAGTTTCTAAATTGATAAGTTTATGGATAGCGGAAGGCTTCGTGCAGAACATTGAGTCGGAGAGATTAATGGAAGAGGCAACTGAAGGTTACTTGATGGATCTCATTAACAGTAATGTGGTGATGGTTGAGAGGAGAAGATATAACGGTAAAGTCAAATATTGTCAGGTTCATGATGTCGTACTTCACTTTTGCTTGGAGAAAAGCAGAGAAGAAATATTTATGTTTGCAGTGAAGGGGAATTATAGTGACTTTCAACCTTCCGATTGGAAGGAAACTCGACTGAGCATCAAATTAACTAAAGAGCTTTCCAAGATTGAATTGCTCACAGCGGAGCCTTTCCATCAACATTTAAGGTCACTGATAACAAATGATGGAGGGGAATATTCAGTATGGAACCCCTTCCCTCATATTAGTAAATTGGGATTTCTTAAGGTGTTGGATTTGAGTTCTCAAGAAGTGGTTCCTTTGTCGTCAGCTACACTGCATCCACTAATTTGTCTAAAGTACCTCGCAGTTAGGACAGATCAATTTGATTTCCATCCGGAATCACATCTACGCCATCTTGAAACTTTAATTGTTCTTGCTTCCAAGAGGGTAGTGTTACCTCCGATTTTTTGGAAAATGGAAAAATTAAGGCATGTTTATATTGGTGGTGTTGTTTTTTATTTGGAAAACAATAAGCAAGGGATCTTTGAAGAATCCTCTAAATTGGAAAATTTGAGGATATTAAGGCATGTTCGTTATCCAATTAACGATGGTGAATGCATGGATGTCTTATTACGGAGGTGTCCTAACGTTCAAAAACTTTGGCTCACTATCTCTAGCAATGAATTTCCCAAAAAGATTTGTACATTCAGTCCCAAACTAGAGAGTCTTACTCAGCTGCAATTACTTGACCTTTTCTTTGAGGGTAGGAGATTTAGTATACCTGAGTTACACTTTCCTTCAAACCTAAAGAAGTTGAAACTTGAA